ACGTGGTCTTATCGAAGGTCTGGTGGAAGAGATAAGAGAGTGATTAGTGCAGGGCGTGTTCAGACACCAACACTTAGATTAGTTTACGAACGAATTAGAGAGATTGAAAACTTTAAACCTCAAAAATTTTATGTAATAAAGGCTACATTCCAAACATCCAAAGGGGAACAGTTTGATGCAACACTTACAGTTAACAATGAGTCTAGAATTTTTAATAAAAGTAAAGCCGAATCATATGCTAACTTGGCACGTAATGTAGGATGGGGAATAGCTGATGTTAAAACTAGATTAGAATATGTTAAACCACCCATACCATTCTCAATATCAGACCTTCAAAGTGAATCACAAAGACTTTACGGATTTGAACCAACAAAAACAAAATCTCTAGCTCAATCTCTTTACGAAAAAGCACTAATATCATATCCGAGATCAGGATCCACCATGTTTGATACAAGTCCTGGAAAGCATGACAAAGCATACTTCAAAAAAATATTAACTGCACTCTATTCGTATAAGCCTGACTTGGTGAAATTTGTACAAGATATAACAAATTTTCTGCCTAGGCAAGGAGATAAATTTGATGGAGCACATCCACCAATACATGCTGTAAAATCTATAAATGATACACGCCTAAGTCATGATGAATTAAAATTGTACGAACTAATATTTAGAAGAACACTAGCAATTCTTTCCCCCGATTCGCACATAAAACGTATATCAATAACAGTCGATGTTGCTAACCTCTTCTTCAAAACAGATGGAAATATCATTTTAACACAAGGATGGTTAAAAGTTTATCCTTACTCAAAAATACATGAAGAGCGACTACCAGACATAAATCCTAATGAAAAATTACGAATAATAAAGGTAAGAATAGAAGAAGATGAAACTAAACCGCCACCGCACTATACACAATCGTCACTTATTAAAACTATGGAAAAATTAGGGTTAGGAACACCAGCAACCAGGGATGAAGAAGTTCGAATATTGTTGCAACGAAGTTACATCACAGGAAAAACTAAACTGACAATAACACCCCTAGGTAAAGCAGTAATAGAAGCACTAGTAAATAAAGTTCCAGAAATAACAACACCAGAAATGACCGCAAACATGGAAAAATTACTAGACCAAATAGAAAACGCAAAATTAGACCCAACAACGTTCTACGCAATGACAATCAAAGAAGTCAACAAAGCACTAGAAAAATTTAAAGGTTATGAAAAGCAAATCGGTGAAACATTAGTAAAATCATTATTATTACATCCAATCACCACTAGAAAGTATAAACCCAAAAAACG
This region of Thermoprotei archaeon genomic DNA includes:
- a CDS encoding type IA DNA topoisomerase, translated to MVELEEYKLNGDSSPRPKSEAFSPKERIILAEKPDVARRIVKALFGSRYKEIEFKKGVKIYTAKDDYGNTVYVVSASGHLYTLDFLEEYNKGWRYPVLPPINHYRYVPIDGKQHFLDAIKYILTQLNDPEIIVATDLDRRGSYIAMQILGSLIKIPLHSPKIKRMEFNSLTEDELRKSYENLKPMDISRAYAGLSQDRLDLLWGANLTRALTWSYRRSGGRDKRVISAGRVQTPTLRLVYERIREIENFKPQKFYVIKATFQTSKGEQFDATLTVNNESRIFNKSKAESYANLARNVGWGIADVKTRLEYVKPPIPFSISDLQSESQRLYGFEPTKTKSLAQSLYEKALISYPRSGSTMFDTSPGKHDKAYFKKILTALYSYKPDLVKFVQDITNFLPRQGDKFDGAHPPIHAVKSINDTRLSHDELKLYELIFRRTLAILSPDSHIKRISITVDVANLFFKTDGNIILTQGWLKVYPYSKIHEERLPDINPNEKLRIIKVRIEEDETKPPPHYTQSSLIKTMEKLGLGTPATRDEEVRILLQRSYITGKTKLTITPLGKAVIEALVNKVPEITTPEMTANMEKLLDQIENAKLDPTTFYAMTIKEVNKALEKFKGYEKQIGETLVKSLLLHPITTRKYKPKKRYKGPSFNDYLVE